A genomic stretch from Bordetella sp. N includes:
- a CDS encoding 5-formyltetrahydrofolate cyclo-ligase has translation MSIRTTQEDNAVPLRKRLRELRSALPEDQRRRGGLLMRGRLFTWLAMARDAALKAQRPVPSVVAAFWPMQDEPDLRPLLEQWVEAGITVALPAVRERNQPLEFRPWTPDAPMAEGPYGIQEPLAGAVVSPDLVLVPTLGYTPLADRVGYGGGYYDRTLAALKAAGHPHTTIGVAWSCGRLDPLEHVPQPHDVRLDAVLTPDGWLPKAP, from the coding sequence ATGTCCATTCGAACTACGCAAGAGGATAACGCAGTACCGCTGCGTAAGCGATTAAGAGAACTCCGTTCGGCATTGCCTGAAGACCAGCGCCGCCGCGGCGGGCTGCTCATGCGTGGCCGTCTCTTTACCTGGCTGGCCATGGCGCGCGACGCGGCCCTGAAAGCCCAGCGCCCGGTGCCGTCCGTGGTGGCCGCCTTTTGGCCCATGCAGGACGAACCGGACTTGCGCCCCCTGCTGGAACAGTGGGTGGAGGCCGGCATCACGGTGGCCCTGCCGGCGGTCCGCGAACGCAACCAGCCGCTCGAATTCCGTCCGTGGACCCCCGACGCACCCATGGCTGAAGGTCCCTATGGCATCCAGGAACCGCTGGCTGGCGCGGTGGTGAGCCCGGATCTGGTTCTGGTGCCCACCTTGGGCTACACCCCCCTGGCCGACCGGGTCGGCTACGGCGGCGGCTATTACGACCGGACCCTGGCAGCGTTGAAAGCGGCGGGGCACCCGCACACCACCATCGGCGTGGCCTGGAGTTGTGGCCGCCTCGATCCCCTCGAACACGTGCCGCAGCCGCACGATGTCCGGCTCGACGCGGTACTGACACCCGACGGTTGGTTGCCTAAAGCGCCTTGA
- a CDS encoding lytic transglycosylase domain-containing protein has translation MLRCGLAVSVKETRLETGRYQNFSRIERTRALRRLLPLLALLAAACAPVDAQQRTSAQNGASVATAQPATPPAPSTVQPDLSAVQPAPALAPTTPNAPGMPAAPGAPAPGGLPGMIIPPPEPLPVPAVTSAPSMAQQAVIAARDAMQRKQWSVLAMSVPQARSDILGMYPEYWLLRYQLWNLPANQRPTPDLQNFLRRYSDSYLGDKLRQDWLLVAARSGDFDTVKKLSPVKNTGPQTECAILNGRYMTGQKVSAQQAMDTFSPGPWCWGLYDQLVADKVMGWEQLEPQLRDAIENNKTADASKFAGYMFDPGQMKAYDALMKDPMKWLVKQPKPPRSRAETELVTIALARLPRKDLDVADSYFRREWAKSLPRENVAWLRGQYALVAVLNLDSRANDWYVEAGHIRMTSYNQAWKVRAALRQPKIDWRWVMASIDAMPASDRNDPSWIYWDARGMAATGHKEEAQRRYATIADQFNFYGQLAAEELGRPITVPPRPAPLSSQELARARANPGLQRAIALFRLGWRGDAVPEWNYTIRDMDDRQLLAAAELARSENIYDRVVNTSDRTEKQFDFSQRYIAPFEGRVSAKATQISLDPAWVYGLIRQESRFIMDARSSVGASGLMQLMPATAKWVARKIGMDDFTPASVNDFDTNTILGTNYLSMVLQDLGGSQVLASAGYNAGPRRPVLWRSTLSHPVEGAIFAETIPFTETRTYVKNVMSNATYYAALFTGQPQSLKQRLGQISPQANAPVPLP, from the coding sequence ATGTTGCGTTGCGGCCTGGCGGTAAGCGTTAAGGAGACTCGGCTGGAAACCGGACGTTATCAGAATTTTTCCCGCATCGAGCGGACCCGGGCTTTACGCCGGCTGTTGCCCTTGCTGGCGCTGCTGGCGGCCGCGTGTGCGCCGGTCGATGCCCAACAGCGCACGTCCGCGCAAAACGGCGCCAGCGTGGCGACGGCCCAGCCGGCGACCCCGCCAGCCCCGTCCACCGTGCAGCCTGACCTGAGCGCCGTGCAGCCGGCGCCGGCCCTGGCGCCAACCACGCCCAATGCGCCCGGTATGCCCGCGGCGCCCGGCGCGCCGGCCCCGGGTGGATTGCCCGGCATGATCATCCCGCCGCCGGAACCCCTGCCGGTCCCGGCCGTCACCTCCGCGCCGTCCATGGCGCAGCAGGCCGTGATCGCGGCGCGCGACGCCATGCAGCGCAAACAATGGTCGGTGCTGGCGATGTCCGTGCCGCAGGCGCGCTCCGACATCCTGGGCATGTATCCGGAATACTGGCTGCTGCGCTACCAGCTGTGGAACCTGCCCGCCAACCAGCGGCCCACGCCCGACCTGCAGAATTTCCTGCGCCGCTATTCGGACTCCTATCTTGGCGACAAGCTGCGCCAGGACTGGCTGCTGGTCGCCGCGCGCTCCGGTGATTTCGATACGGTCAAGAAACTGAGTCCGGTCAAGAACACGGGCCCGCAGACCGAATGCGCCATCCTCAACGGCCGTTACATGACCGGCCAGAAGGTCAGCGCGCAGCAGGCCATGGACACCTTCTCGCCCGGCCCCTGGTGCTGGGGACTTTACGACCAGCTGGTGGCCGACAAGGTCATGGGCTGGGAGCAGCTGGAACCGCAGCTGCGCGACGCCATCGAGAACAACAAGACGGCGGACGCCAGCAAGTTCGCCGGCTACATGTTCGATCCGGGCCAGATGAAGGCGTACGACGCCTTGATGAAGGATCCGATGAAGTGGCTGGTCAAGCAGCCCAAGCCGCCCCGTTCACGTGCCGAGACCGAACTGGTCACCATCGCCCTGGCGCGCCTGCCGCGCAAGGACCTGGACGTCGCCGACTCGTACTTCCGTCGCGAATGGGCCAAGAGCCTGCCGCGCGAGAACGTCGCCTGGCTGCGCGGCCAGTACGCCCTGGTGGCGGTGCTCAACCTGGATTCGCGCGCCAACGACTGGTATGTGGAAGCCGGCCATATCCGCATGACGTCCTATAACCAGGCGTGGAAGGTACGCGCCGCCCTGCGCCAGCCCAAGATCGACTGGCGCTGGGTGATGGCCAGCATCGACGCGATGCCGGCGTCCGACCGCAACGACCCCAGCTGGATCTATTGGGACGCGCGCGGCATGGCCGCCACGGGCCACAAGGAAGAGGCCCAGCGCCGCTACGCCACCATCGCCGACCAGTTCAATTTCTACGGCCAGCTGGCGGCCGAGGAACTGGGCCGTCCGATCACCGTGCCACCGCGCCCGGCGCCGCTGTCGTCGCAGGAACTGGCGCGTGCGCGCGCCAATCCCGGCCTGCAACGCGCCATCGCGCTGTTCCGCCTGGGTTGGCGCGGCGACGCCGTGCCTGAGTGGAATTACACGATACGGGACATGGACGACCGACAACTGCTGGCCGCCGCCGAGCTGGCCCGCAGCGAGAATATCTATGACCGCGTGGTCAACACGTCGGACCGCACAGAAAAGCAGTTCGACTTCTCGCAGCGCTATATCGCGCCGTTCGAGGGCCGGGTGTCGGCCAAGGCCACCCAGATCTCGCTGGATCCCGCGTGGGTCTACGGGCTGATCCGCCAGGAGTCGCGCTTCATCATGGATGCGCGGTCTTCGGTGGGCGCGTCGGGATTGATGCAGTTGATGCCGGCAACTGCCAAATGGGTGGCGCGCAAGATCGGCATGGATGACTTCACGCCGGCCAGCGTCAACGACTTCGACACCAACACCATCCTCGGCACCAACTATCTGAGCATGGTGCTGCAGGACCTGGGCGGGTCGCAGGTGCTGGCGAGTGCCGGCTACAACGCGGGGCCGCGCCGGCCCGTGCTGTGGCGGTCGACCTTGTCGCACCCGGTCGAAGGCGCCATTTTCGCCGAGACCATCCCCTTCACCGAGACACGCACGTACGTGAAGAACGTGATGTCCAACGCCACCTACTACGCCGCGCTGTTCACCGGGCAGCCCCAATCGCTCAAGCAGCGCCTGGGCCAGATCTCACCCCAGGCCAACGCGCCGGTACCCTTGCCGTGA
- a CDS encoding CCA tRNA nucleotidyltransferase (catalyzes the addition and repair of the 3'-terminal CCA sequence in tRNA; these proteins belong to the CCA-adding enzyme subfamily 2 which does not have phosphohydrolase activity), translated as MARELVQQTAHDPALAGLTAYVVGGAVRDDLLGLPAGDRDWVVVGATPEQMAKRGFMPVGGDFPVFLHPDTREEYALARTERKSGRGYKGFTFYTGTDVTLEADLQRRDLTVNAIARAADGSLIDPLDGAADVRAKVLRHVGPAFAEDPVRILRLARFAARFADFTIAPETIELCRRMVQAGEADALVPERVWKEISRGLMTDTPSRVLNVLRDSEALPRVLPGLVVAGATGADNDANTGAKNDAGTSAKNSGDTGAELDRAAAAGLPLPGRWALLCRHTPDASALGTRLRVPSACTDEARLLPVVLDELGNAVGDSSPANRAAPVNEAAPAAKAAAGADAGDADADEAALDLIERCDGLRKPDRFIDLLKAAAIVRPVDIDTWSRRLAAVRAIDAGAIARAEGGDPARIKPALRAARLQALRQPG; from the coding sequence TTGGCGCGCGAGCTTGTGCAGCAGACCGCGCATGACCCGGCCCTGGCCGGGCTGACGGCCTACGTGGTCGGCGGGGCGGTGCGGGACGATTTGCTCGGCCTGCCTGCCGGTGACCGCGACTGGGTAGTCGTTGGCGCCACGCCCGAGCAGATGGCCAAGCGGGGCTTCATGCCCGTGGGCGGCGACTTTCCCGTCTTCCTGCATCCCGACACGCGCGAGGAATACGCGCTGGCGCGCACCGAGCGCAAGTCGGGGCGGGGCTACAAGGGGTTCACGTTTTATACGGGCACCGACGTCACGCTGGAAGCCGACCTGCAGCGGCGTGACCTGACGGTGAATGCGATCGCCCGCGCCGCCGACGGCAGCCTGATCGATCCTTTGGACGGCGCGGCGGATGTGCGCGCCAAGGTGTTGCGCCACGTGGGCCCGGCTTTCGCCGAGGATCCGGTCCGCATCCTGCGCCTGGCCCGTTTCGCGGCGCGCTTCGCCGACTTCACCATCGCGCCGGAGACCATCGAACTGTGCCGCCGCATGGTGCAGGCGGGTGAAGCGGACGCCCTGGTGCCCGAACGAGTGTGGAAGGAAATCTCGCGCGGCCTGATGACCGACACGCCGTCGCGCGTGCTGAACGTGCTGCGCGACAGCGAAGCCCTGCCGCGGGTATTGCCGGGGCTGGTGGTGGCCGGCGCCACCGGCGCGGACAATGACGCTAACACCGGTGCGAAGAATGACGCCGGCACCAGCGCGAAGAACAGCGGCGACACCGGCGCGGAACTCGATCGCGCTGCGGCCGCCGGGCTGCCCCTGCCTGGCCGCTGGGCCTTGCTATGCCGCCACACCCCCGATGCCAGCGCGCTGGGCACCCGCCTGCGCGTGCCTTCCGCATGCACCGACGAAGCGCGGCTGCTGCCTGTGGTCCTCGACGAGCTTGGTAATGCCGTTGGCGATTCATCGCCGGCGAACCGCGCTGCGCCCGTTAACGAGGCCGCTCCCGCGGCCAAGGCGGCCGCAGGCGCTGACGCGGGCGATGCCGATGCCGATGAAGCGGCGCTAGACCTGATCGAACGTTGCGACGGGCTGCGCAAGCCTGACCGGTTCATCGACCTGCTGAAGGCCGCCGCCATCGTGCGCCCGGTCGACATCGACACCTGGTCGCGCCGCCTCGCGGCGGTCCGCGCCATCGATGCCGGCGCCATCGCCCGCGCCGAAGGCGGCGACCCGGCGCGCATCAAACCGGCGCTACGCGCCGCCCGCCTCCAGGCCCTGCGCCAACCTGGCTAA
- the metK gene encoding methionine adenosyltransferase, protein MAQNDFLFTSESVSEGHPDKVADQISDSILDAIFTQDPNARVAAETLCNTGLVVLAGEITTTANVDYIQVARDTIRRIGYDNTDYGIDYKGCAVLVAYDKQSPDIAQGVDRSSEDYLNQGAGDQGLMFGYACDETPDLMPAPIWYSHRLVQRQSELRKDGRLPWLRPDAKSQVTFRYVNGKPAEVDTVVLSTQHHPEVSQETIREAVIEEIIKPSFPEGLITANTKFLVNPTGRFVIGGPQGDCGLTGRKIIVDTYGGACPHGGGAFSGKDPSKVDRSAAYAARYVAKNIVAAGLARQCQVQVSYAIGVAEPINITVYTEGTGVLPDEELAKLVREHFDLRPKGIVNMLDLLRPIYAKTAAYGHFGRSEPEFSWEATDKVAALKKSA, encoded by the coding sequence ATGGCGCAAAACGATTTCCTCTTCACTTCCGAGTCCGTCTCCGAAGGCCATCCCGACAAAGTCGCGGATCAAATCTCCGACTCCATCCTGGACGCGATCTTCACGCAAGATCCGAATGCACGCGTAGCGGCCGAAACCCTGTGCAACACGGGTCTGGTCGTGCTGGCCGGTGAGATCACCACCACCGCCAACGTCGATTACATCCAGGTCGCGCGCGACACCATTCGCCGCATCGGCTACGACAATACCGACTACGGTATCGACTACAAGGGTTGCGCGGTGCTGGTCGCTTACGACAAGCAGTCGCCCGATATCGCCCAAGGCGTGGATCGCAGCTCCGAGGACTACCTGAATCAGGGCGCCGGCGACCAAGGCCTGATGTTCGGCTACGCCTGCGACGAAACCCCCGACCTGATGCCCGCTCCGATCTGGTACTCGCACCGCCTGGTGCAGCGCCAGAGCGAACTGCGCAAGGACGGCCGTCTGCCGTGGCTGCGTCCGGACGCCAAGTCGCAGGTGACCTTCCGCTACGTCAACGGCAAGCCGGCTGAAGTCGATACCGTCGTGCTGTCGACCCAGCACCATCCGGAAGTGTCGCAAGAGACCATCCGTGAAGCGGTCATCGAAGAAATCATCAAGCCCAGCTTCCCCGAAGGCCTGATCACCGCGAACACCAAGTTCCTGGTCAACCCCACCGGCCGCTTCGTCATCGGCGGCCCGCAAGGCGACTGCGGCCTGACCGGCCGCAAGATCATCGTCGACACGTACGGCGGCGCATGCCCGCACGGCGGCGGCGCGTTCTCGGGCAAGGATCCTTCGAAGGTGGACCGTTCGGCTGCTTACGCTGCCCGCTACGTCGCCAAGAACATCGTCGCCGCCGGTCTGGCGCGTCAGTGCCAGGTGCAGGTCAGCTACGCCATCGGCGTGGCCGAGCCCATCAACATCACCGTGTACACGGAAGGCACCGGCGTGTTGCCGGACGAAGAATTGGCCAAGCTGGTGCGTGAGCACTTCGACCTGCGTCCCAAGGGCATCGTCAACATGCTCGACCTGCTGCGTCCGATCTACGCGAAGACCGCTGCCTATGGCCACTTCGGCCGTTCGGAGCCGGAATTTTCGTGGGAAGCCACGGACAAGGTTGCCGCGCTGAAGAAGTCGGCGTAA
- a CDS encoding lysophospholipid acyltransferase family protein, translating to MIVVFFRLLACLPLALLQGTGRLFGRLAYALPGRFRTRLRANATQAGYPDAAFARAAAGEIGAMMLEQPKIWFRPEDCLARTTTDEWHVAEAALAEQRGVIFLTPHLGGFEINARYLAKRMPLTVMFRPPRQAALAPLLEQARNTAELRAVPATLQGVREFVRTLRKQQAIGLLPDQAPGAGEGVWAPFFGRPAYTITLPGKLAAPHDVPIVLMASERLSRGRGWRIHLMRVPSPLPATLQEQATLLNASMETLIRRFPRQYLWSYNRYKTRGTPPPDTAAGQEPTP from the coding sequence CTGATTGTTGTATTTTTCCGTCTGCTGGCCTGCCTGCCGCTGGCCCTGCTGCAAGGCACGGGCCGCCTGTTCGGCCGGCTGGCCTATGCGCTGCCTGGGCGTTTTCGCACGCGCCTGCGCGCCAATGCCACCCAGGCAGGCTATCCGGACGCCGCCTTCGCCCGCGCCGCGGCCGGTGAAATCGGCGCCATGATGCTGGAGCAGCCCAAGATCTGGTTCCGCCCCGAAGACTGCCTGGCCCGCACCACCACCGACGAATGGCACGTCGCCGAAGCCGCCCTGGCAGAGCAGCGCGGCGTCATCTTCCTGACCCCGCACCTGGGTGGCTTCGAAATCAACGCGCGCTATCTTGCCAAGCGCATGCCCCTGACCGTGATGTTCCGCCCGCCCCGCCAGGCCGCCCTGGCGCCCTTGCTGGAGCAGGCGCGCAATACGGCGGAGCTGCGCGCGGTGCCGGCCACCCTGCAAGGCGTCCGTGAATTCGTCCGCACGCTGCGCAAGCAGCAAGCCATCGGGCTGCTGCCCGACCAGGCCCCGGGCGCCGGTGAAGGCGTCTGGGCGCCCTTCTTCGGCCGTCCGGCCTATACCATCACCCTGCCCGGCAAGCTGGCCGCGCCGCATGACGTGCCCATCGTCCTGATGGCCAGCGAACGGCTGTCCCGCGGCCGCGGCTGGCGCATCCACCTGATGCGCGTGCCCTCGCCGCTGCCCGCGACGCTACAGGAACAGGCCACCTTGCTGAATGCCTCCATGGAAACCTTGATCCGCCGATTCCCGCGGCAATACCTGTGGAGCTACAACCGCTACAAGACGCGCGGCACGCCTCCGCCCGATACCGCGGCCGGCCAGGAGCCCACGCCATGA
- a CDS encoding lysophospholipid acyltransferase family protein, producing MNGLRDKRDPATLTGADAGPAGRTDHAPGAAPGATSGEGNPAAKPGLKRRALEALFGWFGRVSPATRLRAGACLNWLTLTFARRRQRIVRINLQLCFPNESEATRERWLREHFRALSQSLVDRGVLWYGTPAAIEAMVSVSVPPEYQRLLDEGKPMILLAPHFVGLDVAATRLTMITPTGATMYTPQRDPDVDAIVAAGRARFNDVHLVSRHDGVRGLIRHIRAGRPIYYLPDMDFGREGAVFVPFFGVLAATVPATAQLARKWQLPVFPVIEFWDPATGNYHVEMLPPLADFPGEDSLEDATARLNRELESWVMRCPSQYYWVHRRFKTRPLGEKKFY from the coding sequence ATGAACGGACTCCGCGATAAGCGCGACCCGGCCACTTTGACTGGCGCGGATGCCGGCCCCGCCGGGCGCACGGACCATGCCCCCGGCGCGGCCCCTGGAGCCACATCGGGCGAGGGCAACCCGGCCGCCAAGCCTGGCCTGAAGCGCCGCGCCCTGGAGGCCCTGTTCGGCTGGTTCGGCCGCGTCAGCCCCGCCACGCGCCTGCGTGCGGGCGCGTGCCTGAACTGGCTGACCCTGACCTTCGCGCGGCGCCGCCAGCGCATCGTGCGCATCAACCTGCAGCTCTGCTTCCCCAATGAAAGCGAAGCCACGCGCGAACGCTGGCTGCGCGAGCACTTCCGCGCGCTGTCCCAGTCGCTGGTCGATCGCGGCGTGCTTTGGTACGGCACGCCGGCCGCCATCGAAGCCATGGTCAGCGTCAGCGTCCCGCCGGAATATCAGCGCCTGCTCGACGAGGGCAAGCCCATGATCCTGCTGGCGCCCCACTTCGTCGGCCTGGACGTCGCCGCCACCCGGCTGACGATGATCACGCCTACCGGCGCCACCATGTACACGCCGCAGCGCGATCCGGACGTCGACGCCATCGTGGCGGCCGGCCGGGCCCGCTTCAACGACGTGCATCTGGTCAGCCGCCACGACGGCGTGCGCGGCCTGATCCGCCACATCCGCGCAGGCCGTCCCATCTACTACCTGCCGGACATGGACTTCGGCCGCGAAGGGGCCGTCTTCGTCCCCTTCTTCGGCGTGCTGGCGGCTACCGTGCCGGCCACCGCGCAGCTCGCCCGCAAATGGCAGCTGCCCGTTTTCCCGGTGATCGAATTCTGGGATCCGGCCACGGGCAACTACCATGTGGAAATGCTGCCGCCGCTGGCCGATTTCCCCGGCGAAGACAGCCTGGAAGACGCCACCGCGCGCCTGAACCGCGAACTGGAGAGCTGGGTCATGCGCTGCCCCAGCCAGTATTACTGGGTGCACCGCCGCTTCAAGACCCGTCCGCTTGGGGAAAAGAAGTTCTATTGA
- the dapF gene encoding diaminopimelate epimerase → MNWNFTKMHGAGNDFVVLDGVRQDIEMTPERARALGDRHFGIGADQILLVERASSPAADFRYRIFNSDGSEVEHCGNGARCFVRFVHETGLSDRNPLRAEIATGIIVLDEGDDGQVTVEMGSTRFDPASLPFDGAGLATRTESADTLYALPLHEATQGAALPGHGDLPATVDISIVAISNPHAVQIVDDVDRAPVERIGPLVESHPRFARRVNAGFMQIVDRNTIRLRVYERGAGETLACGTGACAAVAAGIRRGLLDTPVRVHARGGVLTVDWDGALLRMTGPATSVYTGQVDIDQLVFSMALSR, encoded by the coding sequence ATGAACTGGAACTTCACCAAAATGCATGGCGCCGGCAACGACTTCGTCGTGCTCGACGGCGTGCGCCAAGACATCGAAATGACGCCTGAACGCGCCCGCGCGCTCGGCGACCGTCATTTCGGCATCGGCGCGGACCAGATCCTGCTGGTCGAGCGCGCATCGTCGCCCGCCGCCGATTTCCGTTATCGCATCTTCAATTCCGATGGCAGCGAGGTCGAGCACTGCGGCAACGGCGCGCGCTGCTTCGTCCGTTTCGTCCACGAGACCGGCCTGTCCGACCGCAATCCCCTGCGCGCGGAAATCGCCACCGGCATCATCGTGCTGGATGAAGGCGACGACGGACAGGTCACCGTCGAAATGGGCAGCACCCGCTTCGATCCCGCGTCTCTGCCCTTCGATGGCGCCGGCCTGGCCACGCGCACGGAAAGCGCCGATACGCTCTATGCGCTGCCGCTGCACGAGGCGACCCAGGGCGCGGCACTGCCCGGCCATGGCGATCTGCCGGCCACGGTCGACATTTCCATCGTCGCCATTTCCAATCCCCATGCCGTACAGATCGTCGATGATGTCGACCGCGCGCCGGTCGAACGCATCGGCCCGCTGGTTGAGTCGCACCCGCGCTTCGCGCGCCGCGTCAACGCCGGCTTCATGCAGATCGTCGACCGCAACACCATCCGCCTGCGCGTGTACGAACGCGGCGCCGGAGAAACCCTCGCCTGCGGCACGGGCGCGTGCGCGGCGGTAGCCGCCGGCATCCGCCGCGGCCTGTTGGACACGCCGGTACGCGTGCATGCGCGCGGCGGCGTGCTGACGGTGGACTGGGACGGCGCCTTGCTGCGCATGACCGGCCCGGCCACATCCGTCTACACCGGCCAGGTCGATATCGACCAACTCGTTTTTTCCATGGCACTCAGCCGTTGA
- a CDS encoding DUF484 family protein: MTDNTLSAEQVADFLRDNNDFFTTHADLFATLPVPHPHGGRTISLGERQIFTLRERIREFEWRLNDLISNASLNEDISTKLKQWSCRLLGETEIQRLPGEIALGLAQQFDLNEVGLRLWRLEQLPETGYGAPVSEDVRTFTDTLKVPYCGTDTEFEAVKWLTATPRSLALIPLRPAPDEPSIGLLVLGSDDPERFSADKGTTFLETVSSLASATLRRLAAA, encoded by the coding sequence ATGACCGACAATACGCTTAGCGCAGAACAGGTTGCCGACTTCCTGCGTGATAACAACGACTTCTTCACCACCCATGCGGACCTGTTCGCCACCCTGCCGGTGCCGCATCCGCATGGCGGCCGCACCATCTCGCTGGGCGAGCGGCAAATCTTCACACTGCGCGAACGCATCCGCGAATTTGAATGGCGTTTGAACGACCTGATCAGCAACGCCAGCCTCAATGAAGACATCAGCACCAAGCTCAAGCAATGGAGTTGCCGCCTGTTGGGCGAAACGGAGATCCAGCGCCTGCCAGGCGAGATCGCCCTGGGCCTGGCGCAGCAGTTCGACCTGAACGAAGTGGGCCTGCGTCTGTGGCGCCTGGAGCAGCTGCCGGAGACCGGCTATGGCGCGCCGGTATCGGAAGACGTGCGCACGTTTACCGATACCTTGAAAGTGCCCTACTGCGGTACCGATACCGAATTCGAAGCGGTCAAATGGCTCACCGCCACGCCCCGTTCGCTGGCACTGATTCCCCTGCGCCCCGCCCCTGATGAACCCAGCATCGGCTTGCTGGTCCTGGGCTCGGACGATCCGGAACGGTTCTCGGCGGACAAGGGCACGACCTTCCTGGAGACCGTCAGCAGTCTGGCCTCCGCCACGCTACGGCGCCTGGCCGCGGCGTAA
- the xerC gene encoding tyrosine recombinase XerC, which produces MARAPRTQQAPLPAPMQAWLAHLESNRRYSPHTLAGYGRDLAYLAELAGERPLEQLSNGHIRQFVARLHARDLGPRSLARALAAWRGFYQWWAQEAGLPGNPVAGVKAPKAPRGLPKALSVEQAQALLERPAAKAATEPVALRDQAMFELLYSSGLRLSELTSLDWRYERGAEHESASWLNLDEHEVVVLGKGGKRRSVPVGGAALQAVQAWLQVRARLLGPSSGPADTAALFLGERGRRITPRVVQKQLDKVAAASGLPVHVHPHVLRHSFASHVLQSAQDLRAVQEMLGHANISTTQVYTRLDFQHLAKVYDQAHPRAGRKS; this is translated from the coding sequence ATGGCGCGCGCCCCTCGAACGCAGCAGGCCCCTCTGCCCGCCCCCATGCAGGCATGGCTGGCGCATCTGGAATCGAATCGGCGCTACTCCCCGCATACGCTGGCCGGCTATGGCCGCGACCTGGCCTATCTGGCCGAACTCGCAGGCGAGCGCCCGCTGGAGCAGCTGTCCAACGGCCACATCCGGCAGTTCGTCGCACGCCTGCATGCGCGCGACCTGGGCCCGCGCAGCCTGGCGCGCGCACTGGCCGCGTGGCGCGGCTTCTATCAATGGTGGGCGCAGGAAGCGGGCTTGCCGGGCAATCCGGTGGCCGGCGTCAAGGCGCCCAAGGCGCCGCGCGGCCTGCCCAAGGCCTTGTCGGTGGAACAGGCCCAGGCCCTGCTAGAGCGGCCCGCCGCCAAGGCCGCGACCGAACCCGTCGCGCTACGCGACCAGGCCATGTTCGAATTGCTTTACTCCAGCGGCCTGCGGCTGTCGGAACTGACCAGCCTGGACTGGCGCTACGAGCGCGGGGCCGAGCACGAGTCCGCCAGCTGGCTGAACCTGGACGAGCATGAAGTGGTGGTGCTTGGGAAAGGCGGCAAGCGCCGTTCGGTGCCCGTGGGCGGCGCCGCGCTGCAAGCGGTGCAGGCGTGGCTGCAGGTGCGGGCGCGCTTGCTGGGGCCGTCCAGCGGGCCGGCGGATACCGCGGCCTTGTTCCTGGGGGAACGTGGTCGTCGCATCACGCCGCGGGTCGTACAGAAGCAGCTCGATAAAGTGGCCGCGGCCAGCGGGCTGCCGGTGCACGTGCATCCGCACGTCTTGCGGCACAGCTTCGCCAGCCACGTCCTGCAATCAGCGCAGGATTTGCGGGCCGTGCAGGAGATGCTGGGCCACGCGAACATATCCACGACGCAGGTCTACACCCGGCTGGATTTTCAGCATCTGGCCAAGGTGTATGACCAGGCGCATCCCCGCGCTGGCCGGAAGTCTTGA